In one window of Haloterrigena salifodinae DNA:
- a CDS encoding helicase C-terminal domain-containing protein yields the protein MNPERIFEEFPAPSYRGAQEQALRDIQDAFAAGNDVVLVRAPTGSGKSLLARAIAGCAREIDDADPSDATGAYYTTPQVSQLDDVAADDLLADLNVIRGKSNYSCILPDERDTPVNQAPCVRERGYDCSVKHRCPYFSDRAIASNRNIAAMTLAYFMQTAGSEVFRKRDVVVVDEAHGLAEWAEMYATIQLGPRTVPFWDDLRVPEIDDLDRAVRYAENLAQKCGRRKDDLLSQDTLSPAEVRERDRLQELIGELDWFVSDYRDPQSPTTWLVDQSERSQARTSDDADGDDDPAGGPLTIKPMNPEKYLQHTVWDRGNKFALLSATILNKDAFCRQVGLTPENVALVDVEHTFPVENRPLYDVTQGKMTYEQRDDTTPKIARTIVRLMQRHPDEKGLVHAHSYDIQERLADFLSDFGVGDRIRTHDRDGRDAALDGWKASDDPDVFLSVKMEEALDLKGDLCRWQVLCKAPFLNTGDSRVAHRLEEGQWAWYYRTALRTVIQACGRVVRAPDDHGATYLADSSLLDLFDRARTDMPDWFEAQVVRMERPDLPAFRPEDALGDGGGASSARGGGTDDAGGSERGTRTERSRTRSRSRRSGRSSNSNSSPVADVWDTDG from the coding sequence GTGAACCCCGAGCGGATCTTCGAGGAGTTTCCCGCGCCCAGCTACCGCGGGGCACAGGAGCAGGCCCTCCGCGACATTCAGGACGCCTTCGCGGCCGGCAACGACGTGGTGTTAGTCCGGGCGCCGACGGGCAGCGGCAAGTCCCTGCTCGCCCGCGCGATCGCGGGCTGTGCGCGAGAGATCGACGACGCCGACCCGAGCGACGCGACCGGCGCCTACTACACGACCCCGCAGGTCTCGCAGTTGGACGACGTCGCGGCCGACGACCTGCTGGCGGATCTGAACGTCATCCGTGGGAAGTCGAACTACAGCTGCATCCTTCCCGACGAGCGCGACACGCCGGTCAATCAGGCTCCGTGCGTCCGCGAACGGGGGTACGACTGTTCGGTTAAGCACCGCTGTCCCTACTTTTCGGACCGCGCGATCGCGTCGAACCGCAATATCGCCGCGATGACGTTGGCCTATTTCATGCAGACCGCGGGCAGCGAGGTCTTCCGCAAACGCGACGTCGTGGTCGTCGACGAGGCCCACGGGCTGGCCGAGTGGGCCGAAATGTACGCGACCATCCAGTTAGGGCCCCGAACCGTCCCCTTCTGGGACGACCTGCGCGTCCCCGAAATCGACGACCTCGACCGAGCCGTCCGGTACGCCGAGAACCTCGCCCAGAAGTGCGGGCGGCGCAAGGACGACCTGCTCTCACAGGATACCCTGTCGCCGGCCGAGGTCCGCGAACGCGACCGATTGCAGGAACTCATCGGCGAACTCGACTGGTTCGTCTCGGACTACCGCGATCCCCAGAGTCCAACGACGTGGCTGGTCGACCAGTCCGAACGGTCGCAGGCCCGGACGAGCGATGATGCCGACGGCGACGACGATCCTGCTGGCGGCCCTCTGACGATCAAGCCGATGAACCCCGAGAAGTACCTCCAGCACACCGTCTGGGACCGGGGCAACAAGTTCGCGCTGCTGTCGGCGACGATCCTCAACAAGGACGCGTTCTGCCGGCAGGTCGGGCTGACTCCTGAGAACGTCGCACTGGTCGACGTCGAACACACCTTCCCCGTCGAGAACCGGCCGCTGTACGACGTGACGCAGGGGAAGATGACCTACGAACAGCGCGACGACACGACGCCGAAGATCGCCCGCACGATCGTCCGACTGATGCAACGACACCCCGACGAGAAGGGGCTGGTCCACGCCCACTCCTACGACATTCAGGAGCGACTCGCCGATTTCCTCTCGGACTTCGGCGTCGGCGACCGGATCCGGACCCACGACCGCGACGGGCGCGACGCCGCCCTCGACGGCTGGAAGGCCAGCGACGACCCCGACGTCTTCCTCTCGGTCAAGATGGAGGAGGCGCTGGACCTGAAGGGCGACCTCTGTCGCTGGCAGGTCCTCTGTAAGGCCCCGTTCCTCAACACCGGCGACTCGAGAGTCGCCCACCGACTCGAGGAGGGACAGTGGGCGTGGTACTACCGCACCGCCCTGCGGACCGTCATCCAGGCCTGCGGCCGGGTCGTCCGGGCGCCCGACGATCACGGCGCGACGTACCTCGCGGACTCGAGTCTGCTGGACCTGTTCGATCGCGCTCGGACGGACATGCCCGACTGGTTCGAGGCACAGGTCGTCCGGATGGAGCGCCCTGACCTGCCCGCGTTCCGGCCGGAGGACGCCCTCGGCGACGGCGGCGGCGCGTCATCGGCTCGAGGCGGCGGAACCGACGACGCCGGCGGATCCGAACGAGGTACGAGAACTGAGCGATCGCGGACGCGCTCGCGCTCCCGTCGGTCCGGCCGGTCGTCGAACTCGAACTCGAGCCCGGTCGCCGACGTCTGGGACACAGACGGCTAG
- a CDS encoding 60S ribosomal export protein NMD3, giving the protein MSESRAFCPRCGDPVPERSAADADGETAADPLRPGAEVELCDSCYFESFDFIDAPDRIDVRVCAQCGAVYRGNRWVDVGAQDYTDIAIEEVSEALAVHVDVEDVAWQVEPEQIDENTIRMHCYFTGVVRGTPVEEQVMVPVKIARQTCLRCGRIAGDYYASIVQIRAEERTPTAEEMDRAKEIANTVVADMEATGDRNAFVTEMGEVDEGLNIKVSTNKIGKKISNKMVEEFGGTVNDAETLVTEDEDGNEVYRVTFAVRLPPYTPGDVIELADDDGGPVIVRSARGNLKGIRATTGERYEAGYEEGNAPDARKLGDLEDAVDTTVVTVEDENAVQVLDPETYQATTVSRPDYFDPEAETVPVLKSRAGLHILPDPDPGTGDEADDPGHYDPYATRDEDDV; this is encoded by the coding sequence ATGAGTGAGTCGCGTGCGTTCTGTCCCCGGTGCGGGGATCCCGTTCCGGAGCGATCGGCAGCCGACGCGGACGGCGAAACCGCCGCGGATCCGCTCCGGCCGGGCGCGGAGGTCGAACTCTGCGATTCGTGTTACTTCGAGAGCTTCGACTTCATAGACGCGCCGGATCGGATCGACGTCCGGGTCTGTGCCCAGTGCGGGGCGGTCTACCGCGGGAACCGGTGGGTCGACGTGGGCGCGCAAGATTACACCGACATCGCCATCGAGGAGGTCAGCGAGGCGCTGGCCGTCCACGTCGACGTCGAGGACGTCGCCTGGCAGGTCGAGCCCGAACAGATCGACGAAAACACCATCCGGATGCACTGTTACTTCACGGGCGTCGTCCGCGGAACGCCCGTCGAGGAACAGGTGATGGTCCCCGTCAAGATCGCCCGCCAGACCTGCCTGCGCTGCGGGCGGATCGCCGGCGACTACTACGCCAGCATCGTCCAGATCCGCGCCGAAGAGCGGACGCCGACGGCCGAAGAGATGGATCGCGCCAAGGAGATCGCCAACACCGTCGTCGCCGACATGGAGGCGACCGGCGACCGCAACGCCTTCGTCACCGAGATGGGCGAGGTCGACGAGGGGCTGAACATCAAGGTCTCGACCAACAAGATCGGCAAGAAGATCTCGAACAAGATGGTCGAGGAGTTCGGCGGCACCGTCAACGACGCCGAGACGCTCGTGACGGAGGACGAGGACGGCAACGAGGTCTATCGAGTCACCTTCGCCGTCCGCCTGCCGCCGTACACCCCCGGCGACGTCATCGAACTCGCCGACGACGACGGCGGGCCCGTGATCGTCCGCAGCGCCCGCGGCAACCTCAAGGGCATCCGCGCGACGACCGGCGAGCGCTACGAGGCCGGCTACGAGGAGGGGAACGCGCCCGACGCGCGGAAACTCGGCGACCTCGAGGACGCCGTCGATACTACGGTCGTCACCGTCGAGGACGAGAACGCCGTGCAGGTGCTCGATCCCGAGACCTACCAGGCGACGACCGTCTCCCGACCGGACTACTTCGATCCCGAGGCCGAAACGGTGCCCGTCCTGAAGAGCCGCGCCGGGCTGCACATCTTGCCCGATCCCGACCCCGGGACGGGCGACGAGGCGGACGATCCCGGCCACTACGATCCGTACGCGACCCGCGACGAGGACGATGTCTGA
- the htpX gene encoding zinc metalloprotease HtpX, whose product MNWQADWGLRFRMFLTMFLLFALYIVFAGVIAAYMGSFVVFIVLFGGMSLAQYYFSDTLTLKSMGAKTVSADEYPELHASIERLSQQADLPKPKVAVVDSKVPNAFATGRNQKNAAVCVTTGIMRTLDQDELDGVLAHELAHVKNRDMMVMTIASFLSTIAFMIVRWGAFFGGGHNRGRQGGGGGIIVAILVSLVVWIISYLLIRALSRYREYTADRGAVAITGNPSALASALLKISGEMDKVPKEDMREEAEMNAFFIIPIKSGVVGRLFSTHPPTEKRVEQLRNLERELAA is encoded by the coding sequence ATGAACTGGCAGGCGGACTGGGGATTACGCTTCCGGATGTTCCTGACGATGTTTCTGCTGTTCGCGCTGTACATCGTCTTCGCGGGCGTAATCGCCGCGTACATGGGTAGTTTCGTCGTCTTCATTGTCCTGTTCGGCGGGATGTCGCTGGCCCAGTACTACTTCAGCGACACGCTCACGCTGAAGAGCATGGGCGCGAAGACGGTTTCGGCCGACGAGTATCCCGAACTGCACGCCTCGATCGAGCGGCTCTCACAGCAGGCCGACCTCCCGAAACCGAAGGTCGCGGTCGTCGACTCCAAGGTGCCGAACGCCTTCGCCACCGGTCGCAACCAGAAAAATGCGGCCGTCTGCGTGACGACGGGGATCATGCGCACGCTCGATCAGGACGAGCTCGACGGCGTACTCGCCCACGAACTTGCCCACGTCAAGAACCGGGACATGATGGTGATGACCATTGCCTCGTTCCTCTCGACCATCGCGTTCATGATCGTCCGCTGGGGCGCGTTCTTCGGCGGCGGTCACAACCGCGGTCGGCAGGGAGGGGGCGGCGGCATCATCGTCGCCATCCTCGTCTCGCTGGTCGTCTGGATCATCAGCTACCTGCTCATCCGAGCGCTCTCGCGGTACCGCGAGTACACCGCCGACCGCGGCGCGGTCGCCATCACCGGCAACCCCTCCGCGCTCGCCTCGGCGCTGCTGAAGATCTCCGGCGAGATGGACAAGGTGCCGAAGGAGGACATGCGCGAGGAGGCCGAGATGAACGCCTTCTTCATCATCCCGATCAAGTCCGGCGTCGTCGGTCGCCTCTTCAGCACTCACCCGCCGACCGAGAAGCGCGTCGAACAACTTCGAAACCTCGAGCGCGAACTCGCCGCGTGA
- a CDS encoding creatininase family protein — translation MSAPSSVRLEERTWPEVETALENGRRTAIVAVGSIEQHGPHLPLNMDALDGDELSRRIAEELGDALAAPTIRPGCSGHHMEFPGTITVPPETLMDLIRAYCRSLDDHGFEHVVLVPTHGGNFAPVSTVAPDIAREIDANVIALADLDDHMALLNEGLRDAGIDYQEDVIHAGAAETAMILAIDEGLVRTDRLEAGPEGSISTARLLSEGFESITENGVLGDPDEATAKAGEAIFDAVTDAYVERIEAERDAVR, via the coding sequence ATGTCTGCTCCCAGTTCGGTACGTCTCGAGGAGCGTACCTGGCCGGAAGTCGAAACGGCGCTCGAGAACGGACGGCGAACGGCGATCGTGGCGGTCGGTTCGATCGAGCAGCACGGACCCCACCTGCCCTTGAACATGGACGCGTTGGACGGCGACGAACTCTCGCGGCGCATCGCCGAAGAACTCGGTGACGCGCTGGCTGCGCCGACGATTCGTCCCGGGTGCTCCGGCCACCACATGGAGTTTCCGGGTACGATCACGGTCCCGCCGGAGACGCTGATGGACCTGATCCGCGCCTACTGCCGCTCGCTGGACGACCACGGGTTCGAACACGTCGTCCTCGTGCCGACCCACGGCGGGAACTTCGCGCCGGTCTCGACCGTCGCGCCCGACATCGCTCGGGAGATCGACGCGAACGTGATCGCGCTCGCGGACCTCGACGACCACATGGCCCTGTTGAACGAGGGGCTCCGCGATGCCGGGATCGACTACCAGGAGGACGTCATCCACGCCGGGGCCGCCGAAACAGCCATGATCCTCGCGATCGACGAAGGATTGGTCCGGACGGATCGGCTCGAGGCGGGACCGGAGGGATCGATCTCCACCGCGCGCTTGCTTAGCGAGGGGTTCGAATCGATCACCGAAAACGGCGTGTTGGGCGATCCCGACGAAGCGACTGCCAAGGCCGGCGAGGCGATTTTCGATGCCGTCACCGACGCCTACGTCGAGCGGATCGAGGCCGAACGCGACGCGGTTCGATAA
- a CDS encoding class I SAM-dependent methyltransferase, translating to MSEEPDAVDVLERAEADAPLAAIVEKPRAETAIESLRAEGVYDDSRKVREARGRGGATPSETRVARDSKSPSDHANGSKTREQTGSDATREDGSDKVALPVTEPPAETRVIEVVRQLEPEPRSPDLEDLLADRGWTDTQLDAAPGSWAVIGSVILVTVPEGCPDEAELGEALLELHGEADSVLADEGIANDGAAGTYREPRTRLIAGERDTDTIHTEHGTRYGLDPAKVMFSPGNQAERARMGELGSAAEHVFDMFAGIGYFTLPMARAGARVTATEINPTAFRYLLENAVLNDVGDRVDAYMTDCRELAAELEADRVVMGYYGSGGSDGSDENGDDSTRTDEAHEFLPDALEALVPGGVVHYHEATPESRLWDRPLERLAAAGEAAGREFEVLEKRRVKSHSAGVAHVVVDVRFE from the coding sequence ATGTCTGAGGAGCCGGACGCGGTCGACGTCCTCGAGCGCGCGGAGGCAGACGCGCCGCTCGCGGCGATCGTCGAAAAGCCCCGCGCCGAGACGGCCATCGAGTCGCTGCGCGCCGAGGGCGTCTACGACGATTCGCGGAAGGTCCGCGAAGCGCGAGGACGAGGCGGAGCGACGCCCTCGGAGACGCGAGTAGCGAGGGACTCGAAGAGCCCCTCGGACCATGCGAACGGGTCGAAGACCCGCGAGCAGACGGGGAGCGACGCGACCCGCGAGGACGGTTCCGACAAGGTCGCCCTCCCCGTCACCGAGCCGCCCGCGGAGACCCGCGTCATCGAGGTCGTCCGCCAGCTCGAGCCCGAGCCTCGCAGCCCCGACCTCGAGGATCTGCTGGCCGACCGCGGCTGGACCGACACGCAACTCGATGCAGCGCCGGGCTCGTGGGCCGTGATCGGCTCGGTGATCCTCGTGACGGTCCCCGAGGGCTGTCCCGACGAGGCGGAACTCGGCGAGGCCCTGCTCGAACTCCACGGCGAGGCCGACAGCGTGCTGGCCGACGAGGGGATTGCGAACGACGGCGCGGCCGGCACCTACCGCGAACCCAGGACCCGGCTGATCGCCGGCGAGCGCGACACCGACACGATCCACACCGAACACGGAACCCGCTACGGTCTCGATCCCGCGAAAGTGATGTTCTCGCCGGGAAACCAGGCCGAACGGGCCCGGATGGGCGAACTGGGGAGCGCCGCCGAGCACGTCTTCGACATGTTCGCCGGAATCGGCTACTTCACCCTCCCGATGGCTCGGGCCGGCGCGCGGGTGACAGCGACCGAGATCAATCCGACCGCCTTCCGCTACCTGCTCGAGAACGCCGTGCTCAACGACGTCGGCGACCGCGTCGACGCCTACATGACCGACTGTCGGGAGCTCGCGGCCGAACTCGAGGCCGACCGCGTGGTGATGGGCTACTACGGCAGCGGCGGGTCCGACGGGTCGGACGAGAACGGTGACGACAGCACCCGCACGGACGAGGCCCACGAGTTCCTCCCCGACGCCCTCGAGGCGCTGGTTCCTGGCGGCGTCGTCCACTACCACGAGGCGACGCCCGAATCCCGGCTCTGGGATCGCCCCCTTGAGCGGCTCGCGGCCGCGGGTGAGGCCGCCGGTCGCGAGTTCGAGGTCCTCGAGAAGCGCCGCGTCAAGAGCCACAGCGCCGGCGTCGCCCACGTCGTCGTGGACGTGCGGTTCGAGTGA
- a CDS encoding outer membrane protein assembly factor BamB family protein: MVEHERRRVLQYAGLAIAGGSLTTSIAAADEDESASIGEAAGWSSLGGNPGNNAAVPESGPKAPVTVAWEYDHSGPAAVVDGTVYLTTGGEVHALDATDGSLEWKIDDIGASGTPAVTDEAVYVGGERLTRIERDGTLCCQADLGYDEAIPSPVVADGRVLVVAGEILYAVDARDLEVRWEFDPADGTLYEQPVAVGDGAVFAASESRLFARELADGTERWTNDDPAGTDEYSHFTSPSDRQVSHPVATDDVVAVGSVDSEPEAVWENGHVTLYNAETGVKRTKSESAITPGPVTDGRFFARSPHDLDGFDRETGENDWETEYGMYHVSSAVVADGTVYAGATVNGDGYTADEMPEPETGVYAFDENGEVEWAIATDERPSLALADGTIYASGESLLAIRPEANEAGDKSDGEDDTGDDAPEDDGGDAEDGSGESDGDDGAVEPDDEPTNETGANGAEQGSGSDDVDGGNGTNDADEEGGTSEGATNGTESTNDGSNSDAGKGDGDENASEEDANDGMPGFTAGAGIAGGVLSVEWLRRRETNEGSGTSDEKKSQT, from the coding sequence ATGGTCGAACACGAAAGACGACGAGTCTTGCAGTACGCGGGACTCGCGATCGCAGGTGGATCGCTCACGACTAGTATCGCGGCTGCCGACGAGGACGAATCGGCGTCGATCGGGGAAGCCGCCGGCTGGTCGTCGCTGGGTGGAAACCCGGGGAACAACGCCGCTGTCCCCGAGAGCGGGCCGAAAGCGCCGGTCACCGTCGCCTGGGAGTACGATCACAGCGGTCCGGCCGCGGTCGTCGACGGCACCGTCTACCTGACGACCGGCGGCGAAGTTCATGCGCTTGACGCCACCGACGGCTCGCTCGAGTGGAAAATCGACGATATCGGCGCGAGCGGGACACCCGCGGTGACGGACGAGGCGGTGTACGTCGGCGGGGAACGGCTGACGCGGATCGAACGCGACGGCACGCTCTGTTGTCAGGCCGACCTCGGCTACGACGAGGCGATTCCGTCTCCCGTCGTCGCGGACGGGCGCGTCCTCGTCGTCGCTGGCGAGATTCTCTACGCCGTCGACGCTCGCGACCTCGAAGTCCGGTGGGAGTTCGACCCGGCCGACGGAACGCTGTACGAACAGCCGGTCGCCGTCGGCGACGGCGCGGTGTTCGCTGCGAGCGAGTCGCGGCTGTTCGCGCGCGAACTCGCGGACGGTACCGAGCGCTGGACCAACGACGATCCGGCGGGAACGGACGAGTACAGTCACTTTACGTCGCCGAGCGACAGACAGGTCAGCCACCCCGTCGCGACCGACGACGTCGTCGCCGTCGGCAGCGTGGACTCGGAGCCCGAAGCCGTGTGGGAGAACGGCCACGTGACGCTCTACAACGCGGAAACGGGCGTGAAGCGGACGAAAAGCGAGTCCGCAATCACGCCGGGACCGGTCACCGACGGACGGTTCTTCGCTCGGTCGCCCCACGACCTGGACGGGTTCGATCGGGAGACGGGGGAGAACGATTGGGAGACGGAGTACGGCATGTACCACGTGTCGTCCGCGGTTGTCGCCGACGGGACCGTCTACGCGGGCGCCACCGTCAACGGGGATGGCTACACAGCGGACGAGATGCCCGAACCGGAGACCGGCGTCTACGCCTTCGACGAGAACGGCGAGGTCGAGTGGGCGATCGCTACCGACGAACGACCGAGCCTCGCGCTGGCCGACGGGACGATTTACGCCAGCGGTGAGTCGCTGCTCGCGATCCGACCCGAAGCGAATGAGGCCGGCGACAAGTCGGACGGCGAGGACGACACCGGTGACGATGCACCGGAAGACGACGGCGGAGACGCCGAAGACGGCAGCGGCGAATCAGACGGTGACGACGGAGCCGTGGAACCCGATGACGAACCGACGAACGAAACCGGGGCGAACGGTGCGGAGCAGGGCTCCGGTTCGGACGACGTAGACGGCGGAAACGGAACGAACGACGCCGACGAGGAGGGGGGCACATCCGAGGGAGCTACCAACGGCACCGAAAGCACGAACGACGGATCGAACAGCGACGCCGGCAAGGGAGACGGTGACGAGAACGCTAGCGAGGAAGACGCCAACGACGGCATGCCGGGGTTCACCGCGGGAGCGGGGATCGCCGGCGGCGTGCTCTCGGTCGAGTGGCTCCGCCGACGGGAAACCAACGAGGGTTCGGGTACCTCCGACGAGAAGAAATCGCAGACGTGA
- a CDS encoding DUF5784 family protein translates to MARPLRFRYSPASWNEERVRHEILQPLRSNIGARAVAPRFDIGADWETHRFEMQNGDVALFARNGEEAYWMGNTETPSSLWKTDKFGWRKVPYHVSRWTQRELLSTLHEEDPWLADYPHLSWFFLPVFMSKDGRESTRAFFREHAAGFPDAGRRETTEFFEELLRTGVLDEYRHVMSGKLGTSDHVDRVRMSAAMAEFIAAKILTDAGYAVEPEIEVTTGHSLDFRAEDEQTNVLIEVTRPQPPINRAAAGPVAAVRDTAETKTNGQLAEHGGGAVLFVDCSSFRDDAWNAVRAEQPDVRHRPAVVYRVRPDGRAEGYTKGRVPLDLAGAIDLLN, encoded by the coding sequence GTGGCACGGCCGCTTCGCTTTCGGTATTCGCCCGCCTCCTGGAACGAGGAGAGGGTCCGACACGAGATCCTCCAGCCGCTCCGGTCGAACATCGGGGCCCGCGCAGTGGCGCCGCGGTTCGACATCGGCGCCGACTGGGAGACGCACCGTTTCGAGATGCAAAACGGCGATGTCGCGCTATTCGCGCGAAACGGCGAGGAGGCCTACTGGATGGGTAACACCGAGACGCCCTCGTCGCTGTGGAAGACCGACAAGTTCGGCTGGCGGAAAGTCCCCTATCACGTCTCGCGGTGGACCCAGCGGGAACTGCTCTCGACGCTCCACGAGGAGGATCCGTGGCTAGCCGACTATCCCCATCTCTCGTGGTTTTTCCTCCCCGTCTTCATGTCCAAGGACGGCCGCGAGTCGACACGAGCGTTCTTCCGCGAACACGCCGCCGGCTTCCCCGACGCCGGGCGGCGCGAGACGACTGAATTCTTCGAAGAGTTGCTCCGGACCGGCGTCTTAGACGAGTACCGACACGTCATGTCGGGGAAACTGGGGACCAGCGACCACGTCGATCGCGTTCGCATGAGCGCCGCGATGGCCGAGTTCATCGCCGCGAAGATCCTCACGGACGCCGGCTACGCCGTCGAACCCGAGATCGAGGTCACGACCGGACACTCGCTGGATTTCCGCGCCGAGGACGAGCAGACTAACGTCCTCATCGAGGTGACCCGACCCCAGCCGCCGATCAACCGTGCAGCGGCTGGTCCCGTCGCCGCCGTCCGCGACACCGCCGAGACCAAGACCAACGGCCAACTGGCCGAACACGGCGGCGGCGCCGTGCTGTTCGTCGATTGCTCGAGTTTCCGCGACGACGCCTGGAACGCCGTTCGCGCCGAACAGCCCGACGTGCGCCACCGGCCGGCCGTCGTCTACCGCGTCCGGCCCGACGGCCGCGCCGAGGGGTACACGAAGGGCCGGGTCCCACTCGATCTGGCGGGCGCGATCGATCTCCTGAACTGA
- a CDS encoding DUF7561 family protein, translating to MARNTCDGCGRAVSVAGGIVNLWTFGENDGSDGTAMTLELADGSEHLLCYPCIEALPDEPTADDVERLEQVDAETSQLGVQ from the coding sequence ATGGCACGGAACACCTGCGACGGCTGCGGACGAGCGGTCTCGGTCGCCGGCGGCATCGTCAACCTCTGGACGTTCGGAGAGAACGACGGCAGCGACGGAACCGCGATGACCCTCGAGTTGGCCGACGGGTCGGAACACCTGCTGTGCTACCCCTGTATCGAGGCCCTGCCCGACGAACCGACGGCCGACGACGTGGAGCGGCTCGAGCAGGTCGACGCGGAGACCTCACAGCTCGGCGTCCAGTGA
- a CDS encoding DUF5786 family protein produces MSMGAYDEDEHERREQQASRVDADFDDERTIYHGEVEYDSGESAEALLDQFEQMKSE; encoded by the coding sequence ATGTCAATGGGTGCCTATGACGAAGACGAACACGAGCGACGCGAGCAGCAGGCGTCCAGAGTCGACGCCGATTTCGACGACGAGCGGACGATCTACCACGGCGAAGTCGAGTACGACTCCGGCGAGTCGGCCGAAGCGCTACTCGACCAGTTCGAGCAGATGAAATCGGAATAG
- a CDS encoding YkgJ family cysteine cluster protein, giving the protein MEVHCEGCAGCCMDWRPLLEDGEGATDAAGAASGRRHRPFDDSEGDGRPPIDDDANFVALTRDEVRGFLEAGMAAALTPRFWRARDEGEGVEIDGRSVAAVAGRPVFFVGLRKPPKPVAPFDREVPTWLPTCVFLDPKTLQCRIHDGDRFPDECGAYPAHNLALEQETECERVEAAFGGERLLEADVDADLDGLLLGSQALGTKLFAHPRPEDLEGIVERTAAGTLTAADRAECLAVAAASSPGTLATSDYHYELGKERALEAAADGATGDRRDSSDDRDAGDDRSDDAPDSERDRAKSWVGPAIREWHRRRAAADWTVPDPDVATEIEDDRGAPGTPGWDALE; this is encoded by the coding sequence ATGGAGGTCCACTGCGAGGGCTGTGCGGGCTGTTGCATGGACTGGCGACCGCTGCTCGAGGACGGCGAGGGAGCGACCGACGCCGCCGGGGCAGCGAGCGGGCGACGGCACCGGCCGTTCGACGATAGCGAGGGCGACGGTCGGCCGCCCATCGACGACGACGCCAACTTCGTCGCCCTCACCCGCGACGAGGTCCGCGGGTTCCTCGAGGCAGGGATGGCCGCAGCGCTAACGCCGCGGTTCTGGCGCGCTCGCGACGAAGGCGAGGGCGTCGAGATCGACGGCCGTAGCGTCGCCGCCGTCGCCGGTCGGCCGGTCTTCTTCGTCGGTCTCCGGAAGCCGCCCAAACCGGTCGCCCCCTTCGACCGCGAGGTACCGACGTGGCTCCCGACCTGTGTCTTCCTTGATCCGAAGACGCTGCAGTGTCGCATCCACGACGGCGACCGCTTTCCCGACGAGTGCGGCGCCTATCCGGCGCACAACCTTGCGCTCGAGCAGGAGACCGAGTGCGAGCGCGTCGAAGCCGCGTTCGGCGGCGAGCGTCTACTCGAGGCGGACGTCGACGCGGATCTCGACGGCCTGTTGCTGGGATCGCAGGCGCTCGGCACGAAACTGTTCGCCCATCCCCGACCCGAGGACCTCGAGGGAATCGTCGAGCGGACCGCCGCAGGAACGCTGACGGCCGCCGACCGCGCGGAGTGTCTGGCCGTCGCCGCGGCCTCGAGCCCCGGCACACTCGCGACGTCCGACTACCACTACGAGTTGGGCAAGGAGCGAGCGCTCGAGGCCGCGGCGGACGGTGCGACGGGTGATCGTCGTGACTCGAGCGACGACCGCGACGCAGGTGACGACCGGAGCGACGACGCCCCCGACTCGGAGCGGGACCGCGCCAAGTCGTGGGTCGGGCCGGCGATCCGGGAGTGGCACCGGCGACGAGCGGCGGCGGACTGGACAGTTCCCGACCCCGACGTCGCTACTGAGATCGAGGACGACCGCGGCGCGCCCGGAACGCCGGGCTGGGACGCCCTCGAGTGA